CCTCAAGCCGGGGAAGCACCCCAAGCTGCTCTCTTCCAGCGCGCAGAAACTCCGGCTGCTGGAAGAACTCGATGTAGACATGGTGCTCATGGCCCACTTCGACGAGGAGTTCTCCGCCATAACCGCCGAGGAATTCGTGGACGGGCTGCTCATGAATGGACTGCATGCACGCGAGGTGGTGCTGGGCGAGAACTTCCGCTTCGGCCGGGGAGGGGAGGGGGACGTCGGCTCCATGGCGGCATTCGGCAAAACGAGGGGGATAATGACGTCCGCCATCCCGCTGCTGCGGGACAACGGCGATGTGATATCGAGCACACTCATACGCAAGATGATCGAACGGGGGGACGTCGAGGAGGCAGCACGCCGCCTGGGCTGGGACTATATGATCGAAGGAGTGGTGGTGAGAGGAGACGGCCGGGGAAGGAAGATGGGATTCCCCACCGCCAATATCGAGGTCCACGACAACCGCTGCATACCGGCCAAAGGCGTCTACGCGGGGGAAGCCCATCTCGAGCACCGTATCCTGCCGGCCGTGAGCTACATCGGGGATGTGCCCACTTTCGCCCACGCCATGGAGATCAAGAGGCGGGTCGAGGTGCACATCCCAGGCTGGGAGGATGATCTCTACGACCACTTCATGGGGATATCGTTCCAGGCCAGACTGCGTGGGGAGGCGACTTTTCCGGACGCGCAGGCGCTCATCGAGCAGATACGGGCGGACGTCAGCCGGGCCATGGATATGCTGAAGCAGCCGTAAGCGGGGACGGTAGCCCGACAGCCGTACCGGACCGACCCGCATGACACGCACGTTTTCCCTCTGTCCTGCGCTGTGTTATCATCTCATCGTGCAAGAAAGAGTGGAAAAAGATGTATAGGCGGCGGGAGGGCCGCCTGAACCTGGTCCTAGGAACGAAGAAAGCCGACTTCGCTCTTGGGTCCATGGGGATGAAGGAGGTGAAAAGGCATGCCCCTCAACAGTGAACGGAAACTCGAGATAATCGAGGAGTACAGATCTCACGAGCAGGACACCGGGTCCGCTGAAGTCCAGATCGCTATCCTCTCCAAGCGTATTGATGACCTTACCGAGCACCTCAAGGTGCATAAAAAGGACCATCACTCACGCAGAGGACTGCTGAAGATGGTCGGCAAGAGGAGAAGGCTCCTCGACTATCTCAAGGACAAGGACGTGGAAAGGTACCGCGAGCTCATCGAGAGATTGGGACTACGGCGTTAGCGACCGCGGGATTCGTGAGATGAGAAGAAACGAATGGAGATGAAGAAGGAATGACGGAAGAAGAAGCAAGGAAATACTCGGTGGATATAGCCGGAAAGGTGACCGAGTTGGAGGTGGGCAAACTGGCCTGCCTGGCAGATGGAGCCGTGGTCATATCCTGCGGCGGCACCGAGATCCTGGTAACGGCCATGGGGTCCAAGCACGAGGTTGACCGGGATTTCTTTCCCCTGGTGGTCGACGTCGAGGAGAGGATGTACGCGGCCGGGAAGATCCCCGGCGGTTTTTTTCGCCGCGAGGGACGCCCGTCGGAGAAGTCCATCCTCAACGCCCGCCTCATAGACAGGCCGCTTCGCCCCACTTTCCCGGAGGGTATGCGCATAGAGGTACAGGTCATAGCGACGATACTCTCGGTCGACCAGCTCAACCCGCCGGACGTGATGGCCATCAATGGAGCGTCCGCCGCCCTGTGCATCTCGGACGTGCCCTTCAACGGGCCGGTGGGTGCGGTAAGGGTGGGCCTGTTCGATAGCGGGCCCATGCTCAACCCCACTCTCCAGGAGCTCGAGGACAGCCGCCTCGACCTGGTGGTGGCGGGGGTGCTCAACCAGGAGACCAACGAGATCGACGTGATCATGGTGGAGGCCGGAGCCAACCAGGTCCCCGAGGACGAAATGGTCGACGCCTTGGAGTTCTCGAAACAGGGCATACGGGAGATGATCAAACTGCAGCTGCAGATGGCGAGGGAGGTAGGCAAGGAGAAGCGCAGCGTCAACCTCAAGAGCTACGACTTCGATGCCGTACGCGCCCGCTTTCCCGAGATGCAGAAACGCGTCGATCAGCTGGTGCACGACACGGCCCGTAACCAGTTGGACAAGGGCGAACGCGACCGCTGTATGGACAACCTCCAGAACGAACTGGTCCTGGCGGCGGAGATGGACGGCGCCAACGAGGAGTTCGTGGCGGCGATAAAGGAATACTTCAGTCACCTGGTGGGTAAATCCGTGCGCCGCATGATCGTGGATGAGGACATGCGGATAGACGGCAGGCGTCCCGAGGAGATACGTTCCATCTCATGCGAGGTGGGCCTGATATCGCGCACCCACGGGTCGGGCCTGTTCAGGCGCGGCCTCACCCAGGTACTGACGCTCCTCACCCTGGGCCCCATAAGCGACATGCAGAAAATAGACGACCTCTCCCCGGACGAGAGCAAACGCTACCTGCACCACTACAACTTCCCGCCTTTCTCGGTGGGCGAGACCGGTATGCTGCGCGGGCCGCGACGCAGGGAGATAGGCCATGGGGCTCTCGCGGAGAGGGCGCTGGTCAACCTGATCCCGGATGAGGAACAGTTTCCCTACACCATCCGCCTGGTTTCTGAGGTCCTCTCCTCCAACGGCTCGACCTCCATGGCTTCGGTGTGCGCCTCCACCCTGGCTCTGATGGACGCGGGTGTCCCCCTCAAGGAGAACAAGGCGGTGGCCGGCATAGCCATGGGCCTGATCAAGGAGGAGGACAAGGTCGCGGTACTCACGGATATCCAGGGGTTCGAGGACAAGTATGGCGACATGGACTTCAAGGTTGCGGGGACGGACAGCGGCATCACCGCGCTGCAGATGGACATGAAGGTGCAGGGGATATCGGTGGAGACCATGCAGCGGGCGCTGGAACAGGCCAAGGAAGCCCGCATATACATCCTGCGCAAGATAAGGGAGGCCATGCCGGAACCACGGAGCGAGCTGTCGCCGTTTGCGCCGCGCGTGGTGACCTTCGAGGTGCCGGTGGACAAGATCCGCGAAGTCATCGGCCCCGGCGGCAAGGTCATCCACAAGATAATGG
This portion of the Actinomycetota bacterium genome encodes:
- the rpsO gene encoding 30S ribosomal protein S15; protein product: MPLNSERKLEIIEEYRSHEQDTGSAEVQIAILSKRIDDLTEHLKVHKKDHHSRRGLLKMVGKRRRLLDYLKDKDVERYRELIERLGLRR
- a CDS encoding bifunctional riboflavin kinase/FAD synthetase is translated as MEIIPGIGAIPEDIGETVVTVGMFDGVHRGHQKIIHIAHEKARERGLRCVVFTFDRHPLEVLKPGKHPKLLSSSAQKLRLLEELDVDMVLMAHFDEEFSAITAEEFVDGLLMNGLHAREVVLGENFRFGRGGEGDVGSMAAFGKTRGIMTSAIPLLRDNGDVISSTLIRKMIERGDVEEAARRLGWDYMIEGVVVRGDGRGRKMGFPTANIEVHDNRCIPAKGVYAGEAHLEHRILPAVSYIGDVPTFAHAMEIKRRVEVHIPGWEDDLYDHFMGISFQARLRGEATFPDAQALIEQIRADVSRAMDMLKQP
- a CDS encoding polyribonucleotide nucleotidyltransferase, whose translation is MTEEEARKYSVDIAGKVTELEVGKLACLADGAVVISCGGTEILVTAMGSKHEVDRDFFPLVVDVEERMYAAGKIPGGFFRREGRPSEKSILNARLIDRPLRPTFPEGMRIEVQVIATILSVDQLNPPDVMAINGASAALCISDVPFNGPVGAVRVGLFDSGPMLNPTLQELEDSRLDLVVAGVLNQETNEIDVIMVEAGANQVPEDEMVDALEFSKQGIREMIKLQLQMAREVGKEKRSVNLKSYDFDAVRARFPEMQKRVDQLVHDTARNQLDKGERDRCMDNLQNELVLAAEMDGANEEFVAAIKEYFSHLVGKSVRRMIVDEDMRIDGRRPEEIRSISCEVGLISRTHGSGLFRRGLTQVLTLLTLGPISDMQKIDDLSPDESKRYLHHYNFPPFSVGETGMLRGPRRREIGHGALAERALVNLIPDEEQFPYTIRLVSEVLSSNGSTSMASVCASTLALMDAGVPLKENKAVAGIAMGLIKEEDKVAVLTDIQGFEDKYGDMDFKVAGTDSGITALQMDMKVQGISVETMQRALEQAKEARIYILRKIREAMPEPRSELSPFAPRVVTFEVPVDKIREVIGPGGKVIHKIMAEHDVELDIEDDGRVFITAKDLASAQGARMMVEQIIREPKVGEQYDGTVTRTTSFGAFVEILPGKDGLIHISKLADRHIPRVEDVINVGDKVKVEVMEIDKMGRINLRALDLKIPDGLPDSGPPRNDRRPEGRRDSRPPRGQSGQQGRQDGRDRGDAGRPRQDGQDRKSW